The Candidatus Aramenus sp. CH1 genome includes a region encoding these proteins:
- a CDS encoding PIN domain-containing protein, which yields MKVLVDTNVIIYDLVEDSPFHKEAEKVLDSSERWVIPSIVVHELVWFLRANNVENVDYVNAYINDPKAEVVCEEVGVIRRALDIMREEKLSFSRYNDLVILSHSIYRKLPLATFDKGLSNLAKRYNVTVV from the coding sequence GTGAAAGTCTTAGTTGACACCAACGTCATCATCTACGACTTAGTTGAGGACTCGCCTTTCCACAAGGAGGCTGAGAAGGTCTTAGACAGCTCTGAGAGGTGGGTAATTCCTTCAATAGTCGTCCACGAGCTAGTGTGGTTTTTGAGGGCTAACAACGTTGAAAACGTGGACTACGTCAACGCTTATATTAACGACCCTAAAGCGGAGGTCGTATGCGAGGAAGTTGGGGTCATAAGGAGGGCTTTAGATATCATGAGGGAAGAGAAGCTCTCCTTCTCTAGGTACAACGATTTAGTTATCCTCTCCCACTCGATTTATAGGAAACTGCCTTTGGCTACGTTTGATAAGGGCTTATCTAACTTGGCCAAGAGGTATAACGTGACTGTAGTATAG
- a CDS encoding helix-turn-helix domain-containing protein has translation MREPIEATLLLEDHPCEVMNTFQRLEVKSRIENVKLGEEVTDHIAELKANDVVLAELRRSSLKVLRMNNEKVWIRTKGCAVCRLLYHNDVIVERVKVVGDRKVMYKVMLPGIPSLKTFLGELNRVGVKVTVLEISEVGSEKPTKRQMEILKLAYKLGYFDVDRGISLKELAKKLGVSPPSLEEVLRRALKKTVKYYLEKKG, from the coding sequence ATGAGAGAGCCCATTGAGGCAACCCTTCTTCTGGAGGACCATCCTTGCGAAGTGATGAACACCTTTCAGAGGCTTGAGGTAAAGTCAAGGATAGAGAACGTTAAGTTGGGGGAAGAGGTTACCGACCACATAGCAGAGCTCAAAGCAAACGACGTGGTCCTGGCGGAGCTGAGGAGGTCTTCTCTAAAGGTTCTCAGGATGAACAACGAAAAGGTTTGGATAAGGACTAAGGGGTGTGCAGTGTGCAGGTTACTCTACCACAATGACGTCATAGTGGAGAGGGTGAAAGTGGTGGGGGACAGGAAGGTGATGTACAAGGTCATGTTGCCAGGGATCCCTTCCCTCAAGACATTTCTTGGGGAGCTCAACAGGGTGGGAGTAAAGGTCACAGTCCTAGAGATTTCGGAGGTGGGAAGCGAGAAGCCCACCAAGAGGCAAATGGAGATCCTCAAGCTGGCTTACAAGTTGGGCTACTTCGACGTAGATAGGGGAATCTCCCTCAAGGAGCTAGCGAAAAAACTAGGCGTGAGTCCCCCCTCCCTTGAGGAGGTCCTTAGGAGGGCGTTGAAGAAGACGGTGAAGTATTACTTGGAAAAGAAGGGGTGA
- a CDS encoding type II toxin-antitoxin system VapC family toxin, with the protein MLDTNVLIDYLFEFTDRHKQAMELIRNLKEKGYSIYVPYSVKNELLKIIAESFIILRDLIISKMKENNWDELFVENKMELLDEIKQNFYQLFENRRYRLYPNTTRKNYHNTDREIRPLLANKIFSKLRNELICKRLSEIQNEIMSENRIKDLEEYITKKLEGEFLKFPEEIGISFSSYEEEMKHIIYLRTFGKIKNFGLNDMSIFSEVYHEVSEGVCDNITIISKDQDLAVIKESELNELEEFIKNSKNPERKKYAEEIRDLIRYNIKVENLEDVLKKLNSSH; encoded by the coding sequence GTGCTAGATACTAATGTACTTATAGACTACCTTTTTGAATTCACTGACAGGCATAAACAAGCTATGGAATTAATTAGAAACTTAAAAGAAAAAGGTTACAGTATCTATGTTCCCTATAGTGTAAAAAATGAATTGCTCAAAATTATAGCTGAGTCTTTTATAATATTGAGAGATTTAATTATATCGAAAATGAAAGAAAATAACTGGGATGAACTTTTTGTAGAAAATAAGATGGAATTATTGGATGAGATTAAACAGAACTTCTATCAGCTATTTGAGAATAGACGATATAGGCTATATCCTAATACTACTAGGAAGAACTATCATAACACTGATAGGGAGATAAGACCACTCCTAGCAAATAAGATTTTCTCTAAACTTCGTAATGAGCTTATATGCAAAAGGCTATCCGAAATTCAGAATGAAATAATGTCAGAAAATAGAATAAAAGATTTAGAAGAGTATATTACAAAGAAATTGGAAGGCGAATTTTTGAAATTCCCTGAGGAAATAGGAATTTCTTTTAGTTCTTATGAAGAAGAAATGAAACATATTATTTATTTACGTACTTTTGGAAAAATAAAAAACTTTGGTCTCAACGATATGTCAATCTTCTCCGAAGTCTATCATGAAGTAAGTGAAGGAGTCTGCGATAACATAACTATAATAAGCAAAGATCAAGATTTAGCAGTTATAAAAGAAAGTGAATTAAACGAGCTAGAAGAATTCATAAAAAATAGCAAGAATCCTGAGCGTAAGAAATATGCTGAGGAGATTAGAGACTTAATTAGATATAATATAAAGGTAGAAAACTTAGAAGATGTGTTAAAGAAGTTGAACTCTTCACACTGA
- a CDS encoding class II glutamine amidotransferase has product MCRMFAYVGESVEDMKLLYSLLVESARKDVIAERLGLNPVHGDGWGLAIYDGERLLHYRSSKPIFEEELPDIEVKGKFYAIFHARQATNKATVSARFSHPFLETNETQLVFLAHNGWVDEERLKEKLNFRPSITTDSELALKYYTKIGDVKFLEEVTKSALNLLILKVSRESGEAELLYENYYVRKDRPEYYDMYLWEGKGGIAVMSSTLKYYGNLKVRDVEKGKLLKLG; this is encoded by the coding sequence ATGTGCAGGATGTTCGCCTACGTGGGGGAGAGCGTAGAGGACATGAAACTTCTCTACAGCCTACTCGTGGAGTCAGCACGAAAGGACGTGATAGCTGAGAGGCTAGGCCTCAACCCAGTCCACGGCGACGGTTGGGGGTTAGCCATATACGACGGTGAGAGGCTCCTTCACTACAGGAGTTCCAAGCCCATCTTCGAGGAAGAGCTCCCCGACATTGAAGTGAAGGGCAAGTTCTACGCTATCTTTCACGCAAGGCAGGCGACCAACAAGGCTACAGTGAGCGCCAGGTTTTCCCACCCCTTCCTTGAGACAAACGAAACTCAACTCGTCTTCCTAGCCCACAACGGCTGGGTAGACGAGGAGAGGCTTAAGGAGAAGCTCAACTTCCGGCCGTCAATTACTACTGACAGCGAACTCGCGTTGAAATACTACACCAAGATTGGTGACGTGAAGTTCCTCGAGGAGGTGACCAAGTCTGCCCTAAACTTGTTGATCCTAAAGGTTTCTAGGGAGAGCGGAGAGGCCGAGCTCTTATACGAGAACTACTACGTGAGGAAGGATAGGCCGGAGTACTACGATATGTACCTATGGGAAGGGAAGGGAGGGATAGCGGTAATGTCCTCAACCCTCAAGTACTACGGTAACCTCAAGGTTAGGGACGTGGAGAAGGGGAAGCTCTTGAAGCTGGGGTAA
- a CDS encoding transposase: protein MLTLWLFLFSSHHGVTPIKGSNALDLGRTLAGRIAQDKGNKFTVNIWSYHKLINALVNKLHEYGVKTYLVIEYNTSRFCAFHNANVTRRPRGVVNCPLGHKLHSDVNGALNIVKLGVKKIVDALALSFLFTSRSNSHKGE, encoded by the coding sequence TTGTTAACGCTTTGGCTCTTTCTTTTCTCTTCACATCACGGAGTAACTCCCATAAAGGGGAGTAACGCCTTAGACCTAGGCAGAACCCTCGCAGGGCGTATCGCTCAAGATAAGGGTAACAAGTTTACTGTGAACATTTGGTCTTATCATAAGTTAATAAACGCGTTAGTGAACAAACTCCACGAGTACGGCGTAAAGACGTACCTAGTGATTGAGTATAATACTTCGCGTTTTTGCGCTTTCCATAACGCAAATGTAACGAGAAGGCCTAGGGGAGTCGTAAACTGTCCTCTTGGCCATAAGCTTCACAGCGACGTCAACGGAGCGTTAAACATCGTGAAACTAGGAGTGAAGAAGATTGTCGACGCTTTGGCTCTTTCTTTTCTCTTCACATCACGGAGTAACTCCCATAAAGGGGAGTAA
- the cynS gene encoding cyanase, producing the protein MLDKSKARELMLERKREKKLTWEELGKALGRDPVYVAMLLYGYGQAKEEEAEKLVKILELPPEYKGILMEVPMRTPAQPWPPTDPFIYRLYEAVLLYGPAIKDVAHEMFGDGIMSMIDVTIHVDKVKDEHGNDRMLLTFNGKWLRYAKW; encoded by the coding sequence ATGTTGGACAAGTCAAAGGCAAGGGAACTCATGTTGGAGAGGAAGAGGGAGAAGAAGCTAACTTGGGAGGAGCTTGGGAAGGCCCTCGGTAGAGATCCGGTTTACGTGGCCATGTTGCTCTACGGTTATGGTCAAGCAAAAGAGGAGGAGGCGGAGAAGCTGGTGAAGATCCTTGAGCTCCCTCCTGAGTACAAGGGGATCTTGATGGAGGTACCTATGAGGACTCCAGCTCAGCCGTGGCCACCGACGGACCCCTTCATCTACAGGCTCTACGAGGCAGTGTTGCTCTACGGCCCTGCTATCAAGGACGTGGCTCACGAGATGTTCGGGGACGGGATAATGAGCATGATCGACGTCACTATCCACGTGGACAAGGTGAAGGACGAGCACGGTAACGACAGGATGTTGTTAACATTCAACGGTAAGTGGCTAAGGTACGCCAAGTGGTAA
- a CDS encoding zinc ribbon domain-containing protein, giving the protein MNKLYEYDIKTYLAIEYNTSRFCAYHNVKVDRRPRGVVSCPFGRKLHSNVNSALNIMKLVVKKIVNALKNLFLFL; this is encoded by the coding sequence GTGAATAAGCTTTATGAGTACGACATAAAGACGTACCTAGCGATTGAGTACAATACCTCGCGTTTCTGCGCTTACCATAACGTTAAGGTTGACAGAAGGCCTAGGGGAGTTGTTAGCTGTCCTTTTGGTCGTAAACTTCACAGCAACGTCAACAGTGCGTTAAACATTATGAAACTAGTAGTGAAGAAGATTGTCAACGCGTTGAAAAACCTCTTTCTTTTTTTGTGA
- a CDS encoding transposase, producing MLSTVIVEDGTVLFYRGSLVKSDYFYFQKRIAELDKLKSEVEKV from the coding sequence ATGTTGTCTACTGTTATTGTTGAGGACGGTACAGTACTCTTTTATAGGGGTTCTCTCGTTAAGAGTGATTACTTCTATTTTCAGAAGAGGATTGCTGAACTCGATAAGTTAAAAAGTGAGGTTGAGAAGGTTTAA
- a CDS encoding dTDP-glucose 4,6-dehydratase, with product MDNVVVLGGAGFIGSAFVRELNKQGVKPLVFDALTYAGRLENLKGTDHVFLRGDVRNLEELDKALSNAELVINFAAETHVDRSIYSPKYFVETNVIGTINVLEASRKYNFKYLHVSTDEVYGDEQCGDESSPLFPSSPYSASKASADLFVKAYVRTYGVKAALIRPSNNYGPRQFPEKLIPKTIIRTSMNLPIPIYGDGKQERDWIYVEDTARVIGEVIKRTNWKGEVYNVPGGQRITNLELVKLIGEVMGKDVVIKFVEDRPGHDKRYCMTTSLKYEVTPLKEGLKKTVNWYLENR from the coding sequence GTGGATAACGTTGTAGTGCTGGGAGGAGCTGGATTCATAGGCTCGGCCTTTGTGAGAGAGCTGAACAAGCAGGGCGTAAAGCCCCTTGTATTTGACGCTTTAACTTACGCTGGTAGGTTGGAGAACTTAAAGGGAACTGACCACGTGTTCCTGAGAGGAGACGTAAGAAACCTGGAGGAACTTGACAAAGCTTTATCAAACGCTGAGCTAGTGATAAACTTCGCAGCAGAAACCCACGTGGATAGGTCAATTTACTCCCCAAAGTACTTCGTTGAAACGAACGTCATTGGGACAATAAACGTGTTAGAGGCATCGAGAAAGTACAACTTCAAGTACCTTCACGTTTCAACCGACGAGGTTTACGGAGATGAGCAGTGCGGAGATGAAAGCTCTCCCTTGTTTCCTTCATCTCCTTATAGCGCGTCAAAGGCATCTGCAGACTTGTTTGTGAAAGCTTACGTTAGGACTTACGGGGTAAAGGCGGCGTTGATAAGGCCGTCAAACAATTACGGTCCTCGGCAATTTCCAGAAAAGCTGATACCCAAGACCATTATAAGGACCTCAATGAACTTGCCTATCCCAATTTACGGGGATGGGAAGCAGGAAAGGGATTGGATTTACGTTGAGGACACTGCTAGGGTAATAGGAGAGGTGATAAAGAGGACTAATTGGAAGGGAGAAGTTTACAACGTTCCAGGAGGGCAGAGGATCACTAATCTAGAGTTAGTGAAGTTGATAGGGGAGGTGATGGGTAAAGACGTTGTTATCAAGTTCGTGGAAGATAGGCCAGGGCACGACAAAAGGTACTGCATGACTACTTCCCTGAAGTACGAGGTAACTCCATTGAAAGAAGGGTTAAAGAAAACGGTGAACTGGTACCTAGAAAATAGGTAG
- a CDS encoding AbrB/MazE/SpoVT family DNA-binding domain-containing protein produces MERVKVTRNYQITIPSSVRETLGIREGDILEVAVEGDHIVVRKVISKRPRIRLQKPLSIEYVNESIERGMRESLS; encoded by the coding sequence ATGGAAAGGGTGAAGGTGACCAGGAATTACCAGATAACCATACCCTCCTCTGTAAGGGAGACTTTGGGGATAAGGGAGGGTGACATCCTAGAGGTTGCGGTAGAAGGAGACCACATAGTGGTAAGGAAGGTGATCTCAAAGAGGCCTAGGATCAGACTACAGAAGCCCCTTTCAATTGAGTACGTAAACGAGAGCATAGAGAGGGGTATGCGTGAAAGTCTTAGTTGA
- a CDS encoding helix-turn-helix domain-containing protein: MIKSYTIMLTHDDWTLYTEKFSEDELYVKVIKRLPYMNDTLENIIGIIYASDKDVYKKILKIISKNKTILRFDLVNEYKSKNGIKAVYASIERIDGRIAGMLFKDCLVYEMKENIMSGIEKWNIVAESSSFMKVLPKIRELTYELKVVENPYDPILSIQNELTHKEMEILRLAVNKGFFDTPKRIGLEELAEELGVSKSAIMQILRKAMAKIAKKSFSIENQVL; the protein is encoded by the coding sequence ATGATAAAAAGTTACACAATAATGCTTACGCATGATGATTGGACACTTTATACTGAGAAGTTTAGTGAAGACGAGTTATATGTAAAGGTAATTAAGAGATTACCTTACATGAATGATACGTTGGAAAATATCATAGGGATAATATATGCCAGCGATAAGGACGTATATAAAAAGATATTGAAGATTATAAGTAAGAATAAAACGATATTGAGATTTGATCTAGTGAATGAATATAAGAGTAAAAATGGAATAAAGGCAGTATACGCTTCAATAGAGAGGATAGATGGAAGAATAGCGGGAATGTTATTTAAGGATTGTTTAGTTTATGAGATGAAGGAGAACATCATGAGTGGAATTGAAAAGTGGAATATCGTTGCTGAGTCGTCATCATTTATGAAGGTTTTGCCTAAGATAAGAGAGCTAACTTATGAACTTAAAGTAGTCGAAAACCCCTATGATCCTATCCTATCAATTCAAAACGAATTAACACATAAAGAAATGGAAATTTTGAGATTAGCTGTAAATAAAGGTTTCTTTGATACACCAAAGAGAATTGGGTTAGAGGAATTAGCTGAAGAGTTAGGAGTATCCAAATCAGCAATAATGCAAATCTTGAGAAAAGCTATGGCGAAGATTGCAAAAAAATCTTTTTCGATTGAAAATCAAGTCTTATAA
- a CDS encoding NAD(P)-dependent oxidoreductase encodes MKTLIVGASGQLGLELSSLFPEAVKTYSSFEIPGGIKLDVTDFPHLEDLILKVRPDVVINASAFTDVDGCEKDRQKAIKVNAEAVKHMVRASRVVEAYLVHVSSDYVFDGERGLYSEQDLPNPINYYGLSKLLGEAYALSYDDSLVVRTSGVFRYKGFPTFVYKTLKSGNVVNAYKGYYSPISARLLAEAIKEFTEMRKTGLIHVAGERISRYDLALKVAELFNLPKQIAEVDNVKGWIAKRPFDSSLDVTRARKLLSTEFYSLEENLKYMVVS; translated from the coding sequence ATGAAAACGCTGATCGTTGGCGCTTCCGGTCAACTTGGCTTAGAACTATCTTCTCTCTTTCCGGAGGCAGTAAAGACCTACTCCTCATTCGAGATCCCTGGTGGCATTAAGCTAGACGTCACCGATTTTCCCCACCTAGAGGACCTTATCCTAAAGGTTAGGCCAGACGTGGTAATTAACGCTTCAGCTTTTACGGACGTTGACGGCTGTGAAAAAGACAGACAAAAAGCCATAAAGGTCAACGCTGAGGCCGTAAAACACATGGTCAGGGCGTCCAGAGTTGTTGAGGCATATCTAGTTCACGTTAGTAGTGATTACGTTTTTGACGGAGAAAGGGGGCTCTACTCTGAGCAAGACTTACCTAACCCAATCAACTATTACGGCCTTTCTAAACTCTTGGGAGAAGCTTACGCCCTTTCCTACGACGACTCTTTGGTTGTTAGAACTTCCGGTGTTTTTAGGTACAAGGGATTTCCAACTTTTGTTTACAAAACCCTCAAGTCTGGCAACGTAGTTAACGCCTACAAGGGCTATTACTCCCCAATTTCAGCGAGGCTTTTGGCTGAGGCAATAAAAGAGTTCACGGAAATGAGGAAAACCGGCTTAATTCACGTAGCAGGAGAGAGAATTTCTAGGTACGACCTCGCTCTGAAGGTGGCTGAGCTCTTTAACTTACCTAAGCAAATCGCGGAAGTCGACAACGTTAAGGGTTGGATAGCAAAGAGGCCCTTCGACTCCTCCCTTGACGTGACGAGAGCGAGGAAATTGCTCTCAACTGAATTTTACTCCCTAGAGGAAAACTTAAAGTACATGGTGGTATCGTGA
- a CDS encoding thermopsin, with the protein MKTTLCFENIWNFSAPNANVTSLQSNGGIYVYHGVPYYAYTALGYPVAPLLSFTPPQYTSWST; encoded by the coding sequence TTGAAAACAACATTGTGCTTTGAAAACATATGGAACTTCTCCGCCCCCAACGCTAACGTTACCTCACTGCAAAGCAACGGAGGTATATACGTGTATCACGGCGTCCCGTACTACGCCTATACTGCATTGGGCTACCCGGTAGCCCCACTGTTATCTTTTACCCCACCACAATATACCTCTTGGTCAACGTGA
- the rfbC gene encoding dTDP-4-dehydrorhamnose 3,5-epimerase: MPFQFRRLVIPEVVLIEAKQFSDDRGFFEEIYKESNFKEYVPCRFAQVNHSFSRRGVLRGLHFQLKPVPQGKLVTVISGKIYDVAVDLRKGSPSYKRWVSAVLTPGKLLWIPAGFAHGFLALEESHVVYFVTREFSKEHDSGVRYEDPEINVQWPKVVGDYILSEKDRNLPRLRDSKANFEYGDDLC, encoded by the coding sequence ATGCCTTTTCAATTTAGAAGGCTAGTAATCCCAGAAGTTGTTTTAATTGAGGCAAAGCAGTTCTCAGATGATAGGGGCTTCTTCGAGGAGATTTACAAGGAGAGCAACTTCAAGGAGTACGTTCCTTGCAGGTTTGCCCAAGTTAATCATTCCTTTTCCAGAAGAGGAGTGCTGAGGGGTTTACACTTCCAGCTAAAGCCAGTACCTCAAGGAAAGCTGGTGACCGTAATTTCGGGAAAGATTTACGATGTAGCCGTTGACTTAAGGAAGGGTTCGCCAAGCTACAAGAGGTGGGTCTCCGCTGTTCTAACTCCAGGGAAGTTGCTTTGGATTCCAGCAGGCTTTGCCCACGGTTTCCTTGCCCTTGAGGAATCCCACGTAGTTTACTTCGTGACAAGGGAGTTTTCGAAAGAGCACGACTCCGGGGTGAGGTACGAAGACCCGGAGATAAACGTGCAGTGGCCCAAGGTTGTTGGCGACTACATCCTGTCGGAGAAGGACAGGAACCTACCGAGGTTGAGGGACTCCAAGGCCAACTTCGAGTATGGGGACGACCTCTGTTAA
- a CDS encoding peroxiredoxin codes for MEQEFRIPLIGEKFPELEVDTTQGKIKLPDQYKGKWFVLFSHPGDFTPVCTTEFVSFAKKYEEFKRLNTELIGLSVDTTISHIEWVNWIEQNLKVEIPFPIIADPMGNVAKRLGMIHAESSTSTVRAVFVVDDKSTVRLIMYYPLELGRNINEIIRSVKALQVIDRTGSVMPANWPKNEIIGDNVLNPPPRNVKDAKLRLNQFKGFAWWLTYREADKKDVEEAEKYI; via the coding sequence TTGGAGCAAGAATTTAGAATACCTCTAATCGGAGAAAAATTCCCTGAATTAGAAGTAGACACAACTCAAGGAAAGATAAAGCTGCCAGACCAATACAAGGGAAAATGGTTTGTACTGTTTAGCCATCCAGGAGATTTTACACCAGTGTGCACCACGGAGTTTGTCTCCTTCGCGAAAAAGTACGAAGAATTCAAGCGTTTAAATACTGAATTAATAGGGCTATCGGTTGACACCACTATTAGCCACATAGAGTGGGTGAATTGGATAGAACAAAACTTGAAAGTGGAAATACCATTTCCTATAATAGCCGATCCTATGGGCAACGTAGCTAAGAGACTTGGAATGATTCACGCAGAATCTTCAACCTCAACTGTAAGAGCAGTATTTGTTGTTGACGACAAATCCACCGTGAGACTAATAATGTATTATCCTCTAGAGCTCGGCAGAAACATTAACGAAATTATTAGGAGCGTTAAAGCGTTGCAGGTAATTGACAGAACTGGATCTGTAATGCCAGCCAACTGGCCAAAGAACGAAATAATAGGAGATAACGTCCTTAATCCTCCGCCTAGAAACGTAAAAGACGCAAAGTTGAGACTGAACCAATTCAAGGGGTTTGCTTGGTGGTTAACTTACAGAGAAGCAGACAAAAAAGACGTTGAGGAAGCTGAAAAATACATTTAA
- a CDS encoding thermopsin yields MSWTLSPFGVNPYAFLSSEPALMGIADYGVGPKGPYVRETTQWMGAILLYNDVSLSSTNAPWSMSFQLNVNLHYVVGNHEYDLWVQDVMFYNTLTSNVCFENNIVL; encoded by the coding sequence TTGAGCTGGACCCTTTCGCCGTTTGGCGTCAACCCCTATGCCTTCCTCTCATCAGAGCCGGCCCTAATGGGGATAGCTGACTACGGCGTGGGACCCAAAGGGCCCTACGTCAGGGAGACCACCCAGTGGATGGGGGCGATCTTGTTGTACAATGACGTCTCCCTCTCTTCCACGAACGCCCCGTGGTCTATGTCATTCCAGCTCAACGTGAACCTGCACTACGTAGTGGGGAATCACGAGTACGACCTATGGGTCCAAGACGTTATGTTTTACAACACGTTAACGTCCAATGTGTGCTTTGAAAACAACATTGTGCTTTGA
- a CDS encoding DUF488 family protein, with translation MIRLKRIYDPPEKDDGVRVLVDRLWPRGTKRELVDLWLKDVAPSDELRRWFNHEPEKWEEFKRKYHEELNKNPKVKVLLELVKKSDNVTLLYPTKSPYNNAVALKEYLERLLNQGGKE, from the coding sequence GTGATTAGGCTAAAGAGGATTTACGACCCGCCTGAAAAGGACGACGGCGTGAGGGTCCTAGTGGACAGGCTTTGGCCCAGGGGAACAAAGAGGGAGCTCGTAGACCTCTGGCTCAAGGACGTCGCTCCCTCAGACGAGCTGAGGCGCTGGTTCAACCACGAGCCAGAAAAGTGGGAGGAGTTCAAGAGGAAGTACCACGAGGAGCTCAACAAGAACCCAAAGGTAAAGGTCTTGCTGGAGCTAGTGAAGAAGTCGGACAACGTGACCCTCCTCTACCCAACCAAGTCCCCCTACAACAACGCCGTTGCCTTGAAAGAGTACCTTGAAAGGTTATTAAACCAAGGAGGAAAGGAATAA
- a CDS encoding transposase → MVFGVSAVYLGYPNFISQDKGNKFTSNIWSYRKLIDALTNKLYEYGIITYLVIEYNTSRLCAYHGVKVDRRPRGVVNCPFGHKLHSDVNGALNIVKLGVKKIVNALALSFLFTSRGISLKGE, encoded by the coding sequence GTGGTCTTTGGCGTCTCCGCCGTTTACTTGGGCTATCCTAACTTCATTTCTCAGGATAAGGGTAACAAGTTTACTTCAAATATTTGGTCTTATCGCAAGTTAATAGACGCATTAACGAATAAGCTTTACGAGTACGGCATAATCACGTACCTAGTGATTGAGTACAATACTTCGCGGCTCTGCGCTTACCACGGCGTTAAGGTTGACAGAAGGCCTAGGGGAGTCGTTAATTGTCCTTTTGGCCATAAACTTCATAGCGACGTCAACGGAGCGTTAAACATTGTGAAACTAGGAGTGAAGAAGATTGTCAACGCTTTGGCTCTTTCCTTTCTCTTCACATCACGGGGTATCTCCCTTAAGGGGGAGTAA
- a CDS encoding transposase produces MVLSQVGAIANKLHEHGIKTFLVIEHNTSRFCAYHNANVTRRPRGVVNCPLGHKLHSDVNGALNIMKLGVKKIVNALALSFLFTSRSNSHKGE; encoded by the coding sequence TTGGTCTTATCGCAAGTTGGCGCTATAGCGAACAAACTCCACGAGCACGGCATAAAGACGTTTCTAGTTATTGAGCACAATACCTCGCGTTTCTGCGCTTACCATAACGCAAATGTAACGAGAAGGCCTAGGGGAGTCGTAAACTGTCCTCTTGGCCATAAGCTTCACAGCGACGTCAACGGAGCGTTAAACATTATGAAACTTGGCGTGAAGAAGATTGTTAACGCTTTGGCTCTTTCTTTTCTCTTCACATCACGGAGTAACTCCCATAAAGGGGAGTAA